In Mongoliitalea daihaiensis, one DNA window encodes the following:
- a CDS encoding lysozyme, producing MSMRTNNAGIQLLHHFENCRLTAYLCPARVWTIGWGNTRYEDGTPVRQGDTITQQRADQLFSNILRTFEQGVARLVRAQLNSNQFSALVSFAYNVGLGGFQRSQLLKRVNANPSDPAIRQKFLNWTKAGGIRSNGLIRRRNAEADLYFNPVIR from the coding sequence ATGTCAATGAGAACCAACAATGCTGGTATACAGCTTTTACACCACTTTGAGAATTGCAGACTTACTGCATATCTCTGCCCTGCCCGTGTATGGACGATAGGCTGGGGCAATACCCGATACGAAGACGGTACGCCTGTGAGGCAAGGAGATACCATCACACAACAGAGAGCGGATCAATTGTTTTCGAACATCCTCAGAACATTTGAACAGGGAGTTGCAAGACTGGTAAGAGCTCAGTTAAATAGCAACCAGTTCAGCGCATTGGTAAGTTTCGCCTATAACGTAGGCCTCGGAGGATTTCAGCGTTCCCAACTTTTAAAACGTGTAAATGCAAACCCAAGCGATCCTGCTATCAGGCAGAAATTCCTTAACTGGACAAAAGCAGGTGGAATAAGGAGTAACGGTCTTATTAGACGCAGAAACGCAGAAGCTGACTTATACTTTAACCCTGTAATTAGATAA